A single region of the Enterococcus mundtii genome encodes:
- a CDS encoding alpha-mannosidase gives MKKKVYIISHSHWDREWYMAYEQHHMRLVELMDDLLELFETDPDFNSFHLDGQTIILDDYLQVRPEKREAIQQAIDVGKLRIGPFYILQDDFLISSESNVRNMLIGMEESRKWGTPVMLGYFPDTFGNMGQTPQMMKQVGLEAAAFGRGVKPIGFDNQVLEAENYSSQYSEMWWKGPDQTEIFGLLFANWYSNGNEIPAEKEAAIRFWDQKLADAEQYASTNHLLMMNGVDHQPVQKDISKAIRLANELYPDYEFIHSNFTDYLETVQQDLPQDLGSVEGELTSQETDGWYTLANTASARVYLKQWNTKVQRQLENVTEPLATMAYEVTGRYPHDQLDYAWKTLMQNHPHDSICGCSVDSVHREMIPRFEKANEVGRFLAQEALDQLATAIDTSGFSKQSYPFVIFNTAGMPKTGSAVITLELERKRFAEGIPEELYQELAEQPKKYYHVETSEKKQIPALVSEEVVSFGYDLPKDRFRVPYMARYVTIELPIDEMPAFSWETFALVEGATDEKQESMITQAGRCIENQFVHVSIEQNGTLTLLDKTSGQEFEELLTFEDVGDIGNEYIFKQPENEQAILSKDQPRSTVEIIKDTSKIAQIKLTQTIDIPISADDRLEKEQQMVREFRFRQAQRSKETKPLTITTLITLRAESKKIDFTTTIDNQMKDHRLRVLFPTKLHVEQHEADSIFEVVARPNQVSASWENPTNPQHQHAFVQLGDATQGITIGNFGLNEYEILDGKTIAVTLLRCVGEMGDWGYFPTPEAQCLGVHQFDYSLEVHTGEEKFATYKHAYAAQIPFSTKQLSNQVGKLSPKNQYLSIEGGTFAITALKRSKLNDKLVARGFNMSSHLESLHLTKNGKKGKRLNLLEEECQETIDEMLQPYEIRTVGFEEE, from the coding sequence ATGAAGAAAAAAGTGTATATCATTTCTCATAGCCATTGGGATCGTGAGTGGTACATGGCATATGAGCAACATCACATGCGATTAGTGGAGTTAATGGATGATTTGTTGGAGCTGTTTGAAACCGATCCAGACTTCAACAGCTTTCATTTAGATGGACAGACCATTATTTTAGATGACTATCTACAAGTACGTCCTGAAAAAAGAGAAGCAATCCAACAAGCCATCGATGTAGGAAAATTACGGATTGGACCATTTTATATTTTACAGGATGATTTTTTAATTAGCTCAGAGTCAAATGTTCGGAATATGTTGATCGGTATGGAAGAAAGTCGCAAATGGGGAACGCCGGTCATGCTAGGTTATTTCCCTGATACTTTTGGCAATATGGGACAAACGCCACAAATGATGAAGCAAGTAGGACTAGAAGCTGCTGCGTTTGGTCGTGGGGTGAAACCGATAGGCTTTGATAATCAAGTACTAGAAGCTGAGAACTATTCGTCACAATATTCTGAGATGTGGTGGAAAGGCCCTGATCAAACGGAGATCTTTGGGTTATTGTTTGCCAACTGGTACAGTAACGGGAATGAGATTCCAGCTGAGAAAGAAGCTGCGATTCGTTTTTGGGATCAGAAGTTAGCAGATGCCGAGCAATATGCGTCAACCAACCATTTATTGATGATGAATGGAGTGGATCATCAACCTGTACAAAAAGATATATCAAAGGCAATTCGATTAGCCAATGAATTGTATCCTGACTATGAATTCATTCATTCCAATTTTACTGATTATCTAGAAACGGTACAACAGGATCTTCCTCAGGATCTTGGCTCAGTTGAAGGAGAATTGACGAGTCAAGAAACCGATGGCTGGTATACGTTAGCCAATACAGCTTCTGCGAGAGTTTACCTCAAACAGTGGAACACAAAAGTACAACGTCAACTTGAAAATGTCACAGAACCTTTAGCAACGATGGCATATGAAGTGACAGGAAGGTATCCGCACGATCAATTAGATTACGCTTGGAAAACACTGATGCAAAATCATCCTCATGATAGCATTTGCGGATGCTCAGTTGACTCCGTTCATCGAGAAATGATTCCGCGTTTTGAAAAAGCCAATGAAGTGGGGAGATTTTTAGCACAAGAAGCATTGGATCAACTGGCAACAGCTATTGATACCAGTGGATTTTCGAAGCAAAGCTATCCTTTTGTTATTTTCAATACAGCAGGAATGCCCAAAACAGGGTCAGCCGTAATCACTTTAGAGTTGGAACGAAAACGATTTGCAGAAGGTATTCCAGAGGAGCTATATCAAGAATTGGCGGAACAACCTAAGAAATACTACCATGTTGAAACGTCTGAAAAAAAACAGATCCCAGCTTTGGTTTCTGAAGAAGTTGTATCATTTGGCTATGATTTACCGAAAGATCGCTTTAGAGTGCCATATATGGCAAGATATGTCACGATTGAGCTACCAATTGATGAAATGCCTGCATTTTCATGGGAAACATTCGCTTTAGTTGAAGGAGCAACGGATGAAAAACAAGAGTCGATGATTACTCAAGCAGGACGCTGTATTGAAAATCAATTCGTGCATGTATCCATTGAGCAAAATGGGACATTGACCTTATTGGATAAAACGAGCGGGCAAGAATTTGAAGAGTTATTGACATTTGAAGACGTCGGTGACATCGGTAACGAATATATCTTCAAGCAACCAGAGAATGAACAAGCGATTCTTTCAAAAGACCAACCGAGAAGTACTGTTGAGATCATCAAGGATACATCTAAAATCGCTCAAATCAAACTAACTCAAACCATTGACATCCCTATTTCTGCAGATGATCGGTTAGAAAAAGAGCAACAAATGGTACGAGAGTTCCGCTTTAGGCAAGCCCAACGCTCAAAAGAAACAAAGCCACTGACAATCACAACACTGATTACGTTGCGTGCAGAGAGCAAAAAGATCGATTTTACAACAACCATCGACAATCAGATGAAAGATCATCGCTTACGTGTCTTATTCCCAACGAAGTTACATGTGGAACAACACGAAGCAGATAGTATTTTTGAAGTTGTAGCTCGTCCAAACCAAGTCTCTGCAAGTTGGGAGAACCCGACCAATCCCCAGCATCAACATGCCTTTGTCCAATTAGGCGATGCAACCCAAGGGATAACGATTGGTAATTTTGGTTTGAATGAATATGAAATCTTGGATGGAAAAACCATTGCGGTGACATTACTGCGTTGCGTCGGTGAGATGGGCGACTGGGGTTATTTCCCAACACCGGAAGCACAGTGTTTAGGTGTTCACCAATTCGATTACAGTTTAGAGGTCCATACAGGAGAAGAGAAATTCGCCACCTACAAGCATGCTTATGCAGCTCAAATTCCATTTTCGACAAAGCAATTGTCCAATCAAGTAGGCAAACTATCACCGAAAAACCAATATTTATCAATTGAAGGGGGAACGTTTGCAATTACTGCTTTGAAACGAAGCAAACTTAATGATAAACTAGTAGCGAGAGGATTCAATATGTCTAGTCATTTAGAATCGTTGCATTTGACGAAAAATGGCAAAAAAGGCAAACGGTTGAATCTCCTTGAAGAAGAATGTCAAGAGACGATTGACGAAATGCTCCAACCTTATGAGATTCGGACAGTCGGCTTTGAGGAGGAATAA
- a CDS encoding glycoside hydrolase family 125 protein yields the protein MAYKDIPNSVKQFMDDIIQKCGEEHADWAKNFSSAFANTLLTTVKRQEDGTTFLLTGDIPAMWLRDSTAQVRPYLVIAKEDEDLADMISGLVKKQFYYITIDPYANAFNEQANGAGHQTDHTQMNDWIWERKYEIDSLCYPVQLAYLLYKNTGRTDQFDHSFIEGIQKILEVFQVEQDHRQSPYTFTRDTTRKEDTLVNEGRGSAIAPTGMTWSGFRPSDDACQYGYLVPSNMFAVVILGYVEEIFTSILEDQEIVTKANGLKTAIQEGIATYGKIENQQGETIYAYEVDGLGNASLMDDSNVPNLISAPYLGYCSSTDEHYINTRNTLLSKENPYFYEGKYAKGIGSSHTPENYIWPIALAMEGMTTEDKQEKERILDLLVATDAGTHLMHEGFDVNNPQNYTREWFSWANMMFCELVMDYFDIRVEK from the coding sequence ATGGCTTATAAAGATATACCTAATTCAGTGAAGCAATTTATGGATGACATCATACAAAAATGTGGAGAAGAGCATGCAGATTGGGCTAAGAATTTTTCTTCGGCTTTTGCGAATACGTTGTTGACCACAGTCAAACGGCAAGAGGATGGGACAACTTTTCTACTCACAGGAGATATCCCTGCAATGTGGTTACGTGATTCCACCGCGCAGGTTCGTCCTTATTTAGTAATTGCGAAAGAGGATGAAGATTTAGCTGACATGATCAGTGGGTTAGTCAAAAAGCAATTTTACTATATCACGATCGATCCATATGCAAATGCGTTCAATGAACAAGCAAATGGCGCAGGGCATCAAACCGATCACACTCAAATGAACGATTGGATCTGGGAAAGAAAATATGAAATCGATTCTTTATGCTACCCTGTTCAACTAGCTTATTTACTTTACAAGAATACCGGACGTACAGATCAATTTGACCACTCATTTATTGAGGGGATTCAAAAAATCTTAGAAGTTTTTCAAGTAGAACAAGACCATCGACAATCGCCTTACACCTTTACAAGAGACACCACAAGAAAAGAAGATACGTTAGTCAACGAGGGACGTGGATCGGCGATTGCGCCCACGGGTATGACTTGGTCAGGATTTCGTCCGAGCGATGATGCCTGTCAATATGGCTATCTTGTCCCATCCAATATGTTTGCTGTAGTTATTCTAGGATATGTGGAAGAGATTTTCACCTCAATTCTTGAAGACCAAGAAATCGTTACAAAAGCAAACGGCTTAAAAACAGCCATCCAAGAGGGGATTGCCACCTATGGAAAAATCGAAAATCAACAAGGTGAAACGATTTATGCGTATGAAGTAGACGGCTTAGGGAATGCCTCATTAATGGACGATAGCAATGTGCCTAATTTGATTTCAGCACCTTATTTGGGTTATTGCTCCAGTACAGATGAACACTATATAAATACGCGAAACACTTTGTTAAGTAAAGAGAACCCTTACTTTTATGAAGGGAAGTATGCAAAAGGAATTGGTTCTTCGCATACGCCCGAGAATTATATTTGGCCAATCGCCCTAGCGATGGAAGGAATGACGACAGAAGACAAACAAGAAAAAGAACGAATCCTTGATTTACTAGTAGCGACCGATGCAGGGACACACTTGATGCATGAAGGTTTTGATGTGAACAATCCGCAAAACTACACAAGAGAATGGTTTTCTTGGGCAAACATGATGTTTTGTGAATTAGTCATGGATTACTTTGATATCCGAGTGGAAAAATAA
- a CDS encoding GntR family transcriptional regulator, whose amino-acid sequence MEQPLYKTIFLALEKAIHDGTLPVDSQVPTEKELSQQYNVSRITSKRALSELEQLGLIYRVRGKGSFVKAPKKGVPSRSLSTHKRILFLLPYLSDLSVGDFTQGLNPIMQEHQFEVMMTTLDFLETKTANDLIQEFDGLIYYAFEIDQHLDLLFELSLKDFPVLMLDKKIYELPFPTVLSDNFQGGSLATNQLIEQGHKKIAYLFGDLSHPQSVRQRYLGYLEALNKAELSFHTALNDPMATTNELANYIHTHNVTAFVCENDLVAIQAMTTLKQLGYTIPNDFSVIGFDDIQAAALVDPPLTTIAQDFLQLGELAGKAMIQWLQTKEKPADIKHPVTLIQRLSTKEYTHGHSTN is encoded by the coding sequence ATGGAGCAACCATTATATAAAACAATATTTTTAGCGTTAGAAAAAGCAATACATGATGGAACTTTACCTGTCGACAGTCAAGTTCCCACTGAAAAAGAACTATCCCAACAATACAATGTTAGTCGGATCACGTCCAAACGGGCATTGTCAGAATTAGAACAACTAGGATTGATTTATCGTGTACGCGGAAAAGGAAGTTTTGTTAAAGCTCCCAAAAAAGGTGTTCCTTCACGTAGTCTCTCTACTCATAAAAGAATCTTATTTCTTTTGCCTTACTTGTCTGATTTATCCGTGGGTGACTTTACTCAGGGCTTGAATCCAATCATGCAAGAACATCAATTCGAGGTCATGATGACGACTTTAGATTTTTTAGAAACAAAGACAGCCAATGATTTGATACAAGAATTTGATGGCTTGATTTATTATGCTTTTGAAATAGATCAACATCTTGACTTGCTTTTTGAGCTTTCCTTAAAAGACTTTCCAGTACTCATGCTAGATAAAAAAATATATGAGTTACCTTTTCCAACTGTCTTATCGGATAACTTTCAAGGTGGTTCTTTAGCAACCAATCAATTGATTGAACAAGGTCACAAAAAAATCGCTTATCTTTTTGGTGATTTATCCCATCCACAATCCGTGAGACAACGCTATCTCGGTTATCTTGAAGCACTGAATAAAGCAGAGTTATCGTTCCATACTGCATTAAATGATCCAATGGCGACCACTAATGAATTAGCTAACTATATTCATACACATAACGTTACAGCATTTGTTTGTGAGAATGACTTAGTTGCAATTCAAGCAATGACTACGTTAAAACAATTGGGTTACACCATTCCCAATGATTTTTCCGTCATCGGGTTCGATGATATCCAAGCTGCTGCTTTAGTTGATCCGCCTTTAACAACGATTGCCCAAGATTTTCTCCAATTAGGCGAATTGGCGGGCAAAGCGATGATCCAGTGGTTACAAACAAAAGAAAAACCGGCTGACATCAAACATCCTGTTACTTTGATCCAACGACTATCGACAAAGGAGTATACACATGGACATTCAACAAATTGA
- a CDS encoding GH92 family glycosyl hydrolase — translation MDIQQIDTRHGTANQANFSNGNCLPYTGVPFGMNYFAPQTNEQRGSWWFHPDDRIFQGYRLTHQPSPWMGDFSHFLMTPFSGVLQEPTVFHAQSSYRPEECTFCPTHLSIDQLRYGIQSTLIPSMYGGILSITYQQNDSGLLLAFPGRFRLTAKDAYTLEGQVTHFAGAEDPNFTFYFVLGFEQPLTTSELEYSSEQADTVALYFGHIKQQTIRLGTSFISNEQAHHNLKQEQEKQEKDYLLDSQEQWQNYFDRIKINHHDQKQMQTFYHNLYRTFLFPQTFYEIDPEGKKIHYDTTSCTVKNGILYTNNGFWDTYKTVYPLFSLIAVEKYEEMLEGFLNSYRETGFLPKWLSPDERGLMPGTLIDAVIADAAIKGIGSQNMPEFLEAMKKGATVQSDQQNYGRQGTIDYLKYGYVPNHYHESINHTLDYAYSDFCISQVAQTLADVETTHHYQQQSMNYRNVFDTETGFMRSKDCSGKFRPDFSSISWGTDYAEGSAWQSSFAVFHDFAGLIEAHGGKQAFENKLVELCNQPPKFEVGGYGFEIHEMSEMAATEFGQLAISNQPSFHYPYLFHYLGKPEMAQPLIKQLLTQLFDASPTGYPGDEDNGSMAAWYIFNSLGFYPVTPGTGEYVIGIPLFDQVILTLSNGNQLTIHATPNQPQQQFIHHVSRDGYTYEKLYFTHKDLLNGGTINYHLGIVPHTKTYSEDSLPYSLSRQE, via the coding sequence ATGGACATTCAACAAATTGATACACGTCATGGCACTGCGAATCAAGCCAACTTTTCTAATGGGAATTGCCTGCCTTATACAGGCGTTCCTTTTGGTATGAACTATTTTGCCCCACAGACAAATGAACAAAGAGGTAGTTGGTGGTTTCACCCCGATGACCGGATTTTCCAAGGTTATCGTTTGACTCATCAACCTAGTCCTTGGATGGGGGATTTCAGCCACTTTTTGATGACTCCGTTCAGTGGAGTATTACAAGAACCCACGGTGTTCCATGCCCAAAGTTCGTATCGCCCAGAAGAATGTACTTTTTGTCCCACCCACCTTTCCATTGACCAATTGCGTTACGGTATTCAATCGACATTGATCCCTAGTATGTATGGTGGCATCCTTTCCATCACTTACCAACAAAATGATAGCGGTTTATTACTAGCGTTTCCTGGCCGTTTCCGTCTTACTGCAAAAGATGCCTACACATTAGAAGGCCAAGTCACTCATTTTGCGGGCGCAGAAGATCCGAATTTCACTTTTTATTTTGTTTTGGGCTTCGAACAGCCTCTGACAACTAGTGAACTCGAGTATTCTAGCGAACAAGCAGACACCGTAGCTCTTTATTTTGGTCATATCAAGCAACAGACGATTCGGCTAGGGACGTCATTCATTAGTAATGAACAAGCTCACCACAATTTGAAACAAGAGCAAGAAAAACAAGAAAAAGACTATCTTTTAGACAGTCAGGAGCAATGGCAAAACTACTTTGATCGAATCAAAATCAACCATCATGATCAAAAACAAATGCAAACGTTCTATCACAATTTATATCGGACATTCCTATTCCCACAAACTTTTTACGAAATTGATCCAGAAGGAAAAAAAATCCATTATGATACCACTAGTTGTACAGTAAAAAATGGGATTCTTTATACAAATAATGGGTTTTGGGATACGTACAAAACGGTTTACCCACTCTTTTCATTGATTGCGGTCGAAAAATATGAAGAGATGTTGGAAGGTTTTTTAAACAGTTATCGAGAAACTGGCTTCTTACCTAAATGGCTTTCTCCAGATGAACGAGGTCTCATGCCTGGAACATTGATCGATGCAGTGATCGCTGATGCTGCCATCAAAGGTATCGGCAGTCAGAATATGCCGGAATTTTTAGAAGCCATGAAAAAAGGAGCGACAGTTCAAAGTGATCAACAAAATTATGGTCGCCAAGGGACAATCGATTATTTAAAGTATGGCTACGTGCCAAACCATTACCATGAATCGATCAATCACACACTTGATTATGCCTACAGTGATTTTTGTATCAGTCAAGTTGCTCAAACACTAGCTGATGTTGAAACAACTCATCACTATCAGCAACAATCCATGAACTATCGCAATGTTTTTGATACAGAAACTGGTTTTATGCGTTCAAAAGACTGCTCAGGAAAATTCCGTCCTGATTTCTCCTCTATCTCTTGGGGCACAGATTACGCAGAAGGAAGTGCATGGCAAAGCAGTTTTGCTGTTTTCCATGACTTTGCAGGTCTGATCGAAGCGCATGGTGGAAAACAAGCTTTTGAGAACAAATTAGTTGAATTATGTAATCAACCGCCTAAGTTTGAAGTCGGTGGTTATGGGTTTGAAATCCATGAAATGAGTGAGATGGCAGCAACTGAATTTGGACAATTAGCCATCTCTAATCAACCAAGTTTTCACTACCCTTATCTTTTCCATTACCTTGGGAAACCCGAAATGGCACAACCTTTGATCAAACAGTTGCTTACGCAACTTTTCGATGCATCACCTACTGGCTATCCTGGCGACGAGGATAATGGCAGTATGGCCGCTTGGTATATCTTTAACAGTTTAGGTTTTTACCCAGTTACACCTGGAACCGGTGAGTATGTCATTGGTATCCCACTGTTTGATCAAGTGATTTTAACACTTTCAAACGGCAATCAATTGACTATCCATGCTACGCCTAACCAGCCCCAACAACAGTTTATTCACCATGTAAGTCGAGATGGCTACACTTATGAAAAGCTATATTTTACTCATAAAGATTTACTAAACGGTGGCACGATCAACTACCATTTAGGCATTGTTCCTCATACTAAAACTTATTCAGAGGATAGTTTGCCTTATTCTTTAAGTCGCCAAGAATAA